The sequence ACGATGCATTCGTTCTCGCTCGTTCGCGTTTTTTTAGATTCGTCATCGTTGTTCCTGTATTCGGTTTCCCCTCCTCCCGGAGGGGCAATTGTTACTGATTCAACAGCGCCAGAATGTCCTTCGTTCGGGCTTCCATCAGCGCCGTATCCGCGCGGGATTCCACGTTCAGGCGCACCACCGGCTCGGTATTGGAGGAGCGCAGGTTAAAGCGCCACTGTGGAAACGCCATGCTGATGCCGTCGGTGCGGTCAACTTCCAGCGCGTGAATGGCAAAGTGTTGCTCCACACGGGCAATCGCCTCGGCGGGCTGCGCCAGCTTGCTGTTGATCTCCCCGCTCGCCGGGAACGCCGCCATGCGGTCGCGCACCAGCTCACCCAGCGTTTTCCCTTTCAGACACAGGAGTTCAGTCACCAGCAGCCACGGGATCATCCCGCTGTCGCAGTAGGCAAAATCACGGAAGTAGTGGTGGGCGCTCATCTCGCCGCCGTAGATAGCGTCTTCTTCACGCATGCGCTCTTTGATAAAGGCGTGACCGGTTTTGGACATCACCGGCGTGCCGCCTGCCGCTGACACCACATCGACGGTGTTCCAGGAAAGACGCGGGTCATGAATGATTTTCGCACCCGGGTTTTTCTCAAGGAACGCTTCCGCCAGCAGGCCGACAATGTAGTAGCCCTCGATGAACTGCCCTTTCTCGTCGAACAGGAAGCAGCGGTCGAAATCGCCGTCAAAGGCAATGCCCATATCCGCGCCGTGCTCAATCACCGCGTTACGGGTGTCGTCGCGGCACTCCGGCAGCAGCGGGTTAGGAATACCGTTCGGGAAGTTGCCGTCCGGGGTGTTGTGCACTTTGATGAAGGTCACCGGCACGTTCAGCGCTTTAAAGCGAGCTTCCAGGGCATCCACCACCGGGCCGGCCGCGCCGTTACCGGAGTTGATGACCAGCTTCAGTGGCTTGAGGTTCGCCACGTTGATGTAGCCCAGCAGGTGATCGATATACTCTTTTTGCAGGTTGATTTGCTTATAGCTGCCGCGTTTCGCGTCGTTCACTGGCGGGAAATCGTTGGCTTCCGCCAGACGCTGCACGTCGCGCAGGCCGGTGTCGCCGCTGATAGGACGCGCACCTTTGCGCACCAGCTTCATGCCGTTGTAGTCCATCGGGTTGTGGCTGGCGGTCACTTCAATACCGCCGTCCACGCCCAGGTGGAAGGTGGCAAAGTAAATCTCTTCGGTCCCGGAAAGTCCGATATCCAGCACGTCCACGCCCGCGTCCTGCAACCCTTTCGCCAGCGCCAGCTTCAGGGATTCACTGGTCAGACGCACGTCGCCGCCCAGCACGATGGTCTGCGGCTTCAGGTATTCGCCATAGGCGCGGCCAATGCGCCACGCGATATCTTCATTCAGCTCTTCGCCCAGCTTGCCGCGAATATCGTAGGCTTTAAAACAGGTTAATTTTTCCATGATGACCCCTTTTTCAGGCAACAGTCGGCCCTGACCACTAAATGGCCAAATTGATTTTTTTGTCATTCGTAGGCCCGGTAAGCTCAGCGCCACCGGGCATATTGCAGAGTGCTACACCCGGCCGTAGCGATCCTGGAAGCGCACGATATCGTCCTCTTCCAGATACGAGCCGGAACGCACCTCAATTAAATCGAGAGGAATTTTCCCCGGGTTCTCCAGACAGTGCGTGGCCCCCAGCGGAATATAGATGGACTCGTTTTCACCCAGCAGTTTGACTTCGCCGTCGATGGTGACTTTAGCCGTGCCTGCCACCACGACCCAGTGCTCGGCGCGGTGATGGTGCATCTGCACAGACAGCCCTTCGCCCGGCTTCACGGTAATGCGTTTCACCTGATAACGCTCACCTGCATCGATGGAGTCATATTTGCCCCACGGACGGTACACTTCGCGGTGAATGTGGTGTTCGTGTCGGCCATCGGCCTTGATTTGCTCGACCACTTTTTTAACGTCCTGCACGGCGTTACGGTCGGCAATCAGCACGGCGTCTTTGGTCTGGACAACCACCAGATCTTTCACCCCGACCGTGGTCACCAGGCCGGACTCGGCGTAGACGTAGCTGTTTTCCGTTTTGTGGCTAATGACATCGCCGTGATGGACGTTACCCTCCGGGGTATGGGCGCTGATCTCCCACAGGGAGGACCAGGAGCCCACATCGCTCCAGCCCGCATCCATCGGAACCACAACGGCGTCGGCCGTGCGTTCCATCACCGCATAGTCAATGGACTCTTCCGGGCAGGCGAGGAACGCCTCCTCATCCACGCGGATGAAGTCGAGATCCGGGTCCACCACTGCCATCGCCTTCTCACAGGCATTCAGAATATCCGGACGGTATTTGCGCAGCTCTTCCAGATAGCGCCCGGCACGGAACAGGAACATCCCACTGTTCCAGTAGTACTCACCGCTGGCGACGTAGGCCTGAGCGGTTTCCAGATTCGGTTTTTCGACAAACTGCGCCACATCAAACGCCACGCTGTCGCCTTCGCCAGGCGTCACATTACCGCGGCGAATATAGCCATAGCCGGTTTCTGGCAGATCCGGCACGATGCCGAAGGTCACCAGTTTGCCGCTTTCGGCGTAAGGGATCGCTGCACGCACCGCCTCGCGGAACGCCTCTTCCTGCTGGATAACGTGGTCTGCCGCCAGCACCAGCATCAGCGGGTCACAGTCAGGACTGCTGCGTTTTGCCGCCAGCGCCGCGAGGGCGATAGCAGGCGCGGTATTACGTCCGGCAGGCTCCAGAATGATGTTTTCTGTGAGTTTATTCAGCTGGCGCAGCTGCTCGGCAACAATAAAGCGGTGCTGTTCGTTACAAATCACCACCGGGCTTTCACACTCCACACCGTGCAGACGGTTTACCGTCGTCTGCAGCATGGTGAGGTCACCCTTCAGACACAGAAATTGTTTTGGATAAAGCACGCGGGACAGTGGCCACAACCGGCTCCCGGATCCACCCGCCATTACGACCGGATACAAAGTGGTTTGACTCATGATTTATCCCCGTATATCTGCAATAAATTGACTCAGCACGTTCTCTTTCTCGAGCGTGCGTTCGGCATATTCACGTGCCACCGTGTTCACTTTTGGCATGGCAAGTGCCTGTTCAATGCCGGTGACCAGTGCCGGGACCGATTCCGGTTCGACGCACACGGCAATCCCCGGATAGCTGTCACACAGCTGGCCTAATTCAGTTTCGGCCTCTGCCGTGATCACCGCGTTGCCGCCCACCGCCAGAATATTTGTCAGCTTGGAAGGCAATACCGCATCCGCCGCGCCACGTTTTTGTACCACCAGATGGCAGTCGCCCATCTTCAGCAGCGCAGGTAACGCCTCGTAAGACTGAAGCGGGAAGAATTTCACGTTGCTCAGGCCGCGTTCGCTGACCATCTTTTCCAGCCGCGCTTTCCCGCCGCCCTGCCCGACAATCACAAACATCCACGGATGCTCGTTAAGCTGCTGAGCCGCTTCAATCACGCTTTCCAGCCCTTGCTTTTCGCCGATGTTGCCTGAGTAAAGAATGATTTTTTGGTCTTCAGGCAAACCGAGTTGGGCGCGTAGCGTCTGAGCGTCCTGCTCCGCCACGTCGCGAAAACGCGCCACTTCGGACCAGTTCGGGAAGAAGATCACCTTCCGGGCAGGTACGCCCTTCTCCTGCGCCTTGTTCATCATCGAGCGTGAGATGGTCGAAACGTAATCCACGTTATGCAGACCGCTACGCTCAAAGGCGCTGGCGAGCTTCGCCACTTTTCCACCCTTGCCTTTGCCTGCCATCCCCAGGCCCAGCATGGCGTCCACTTCATAATCCTGTATGTGCAGCAGGGTGCGTGCGCCGGAGAGTTTGCCCAGCAGGCGCATACCCGGCGTGCAAAACAGCGTCGGCACTACACCAATGATGCGATCCGGCTTCCAGCGACGCTGCGCCATCAGCGGGAAAAAACTGCTCAGGGCAAAGCTGCCGAGATGCAGTAGCCGTTTCAGCGTCGAGGGCTGCTTAGGTACATAAAGCGGGCAGCGCCAGACGGTTGCCGCCCCCTCTTCACGACGGTAGCGCCAGCTTGAGTAGCGCTCACCGACTTTCCATTCCGGGTAGTACGGCGGCGCGGTAATGACCCGCACGTCATGTCCCTGGCTCGCCATCCACTCGACCATCTCCCCGGTATATTTTCCGATACCGGTTAATTCCGGCGAGTAGTTAATTCCGTATACGAGGATTTTCATATGCCTGGCACCTCGGCCTGACGATCCGCCAGGAAATACGCCCGACTGTTGTCATGGACGTTCTCGCTTGCCAGAAGCGGCTCCGGCGCCAGCCAGCGGTAGTCGTCATGCTGAGCATCAGGCAGACGCAGGTCTGCCTGAGTCATCTTCAGGCGGAACCCCAGCACGATGTAGTGCGTGGTGAACCCGGTGCCTGAAAAGTTATCGTCATAGAAGTGCTGCCAGACCCCGTAAAACTGGCCCGCCGCCATCGGCAGCTGGAGGCCCAGTTCCGCCAGAGTGAGACGCTCAAACGCATCATGAAGCGTCTCATCCTTCTGCACGCGCCCGCCGGGCACGAACCAGAAGCCCTGTGCAGGACGGTTGGTTCGTTTCCCCAGCAAGAACTCGCCGCGCTCGTTCTCCACGATCAAATCAATCGAGATGAGCGGAGTGGAACGCACCACCGTGGCAAAATCTTCCTGACTTAAAAACATCGTTACCCCCGGAAGCGGTGCTGGTTTTCCAGGAACCACTGGTAGGTGCTGGCCAGCCCCTGCTCCAGTGATACCTCGTGATACCAGCCCAGCTGATGCAGACGGGTCACGTCCAGCAGTTTGCGCGGCGTGCCGTCCGGTTTCGTCGCGTCAAACACCACGCGGCCTTTGTAGCCCACCACCTGCGCGATGGTTTGCGCCAGCTCGCGAATGGTGCAGTCCACGCCGGTTCCCACGTTGATGTGCGACAGCATCGGCTCGGTGTTCTCCTGCCACACTTCGCGATCCAGCTCCATCACGTGAATGCTGGCGGCAGCCATGTCGTCCACGTGCAGGAATTCGCGCATCGGCGTGCCGCTGCCCCACACCACCACATCCGGTGCGTTCTCGGCGGTCGCCTCGTGGAAGCGACGCAGCAGCGCCGGGATCACGTGCGAGTTGCTCGGGTGGAAGTTGTCGTGCGGTCCGTACAGGTTGGTCGGCATCACCGAGCGATAGTCGCGGTTGTACTGACGGTTGTAAGATTCGCAGAGCTTAATCCCGGCAATCTTGGCAATCGCGTAAGGCTCGTTGGTTGCCTCCAGCGTGCCCTGCAGCAGTTCGCTTTCCGCGATCGGCTGTTTTGCCATTTTCGGGTAGATGCAGGATGAACCGAGGAACAGCAGCTTATTCACGTTGTGCAGGTGCGCCGCGTGAATGATGTTGCTCTCAATCATCATGTTCTCGTAGATGAAATCCGCCGGGTAAGTGTTGTTGGCGACAATGCCGCCCACTTTCGCCGCCGCCAGATACACCTGGTCAATGTGTTCGTTAGCAAAGAAGTCCTGCACCGCACGGCTATCGAGCAGGTTCAGCTCGTCGCGCGTGCGGACAACCACTTCTACGTCACCGCGCTGTTCCAGCTGGCGAACAATCGCGGAACCCACCATTCCGCGATGACCGGCGACAAAAATACGTTGTTTTGTCATTCTCAGGACTCCAGCGCGATGGCAACCTCGTAGCCATGAGACTTGAGCAGGGAGTGTTTTTTCGCTGCTTCAAGATCTTTGGCGACCATCTCGGAAACCATCTCCTGCAGAGTGATTTCTGGTTTCCAGCCCAGTTTCTCGTGCGCTTTGGTTGGGTCGCCCAGCAGGGTTTCCACTTCAGCAGGACGGAAGTAACGTGGGTCAACCTGAACAATGACGTCGCCTGGTTTCACGCCTGGCGCATCATGGCCGGTTACGGAAACAACGATACCTTTCTCTTCCACGCCGGTACCTTCGAAGCGTAGCTTGATGCCCAGCTGTGCAGCGGCCATCTCAACGAACTGACGTACGGAGTATTGAACGCCGGTTGCGATCACGAAGTCTTCTGGCTGTTCCTGCTGCAGCATCATCCACTGCATTTTCACGTAGTCTTTCGCATGGCCCCAGTCACGCAGGGAGTCCATGTTGCCGAGGTGCAGGCACGATTCCAGACCCTGGGCGATGTTCGCAATAGCGCGGGTGATTTTACGGGTAACGAACGTTTCACCGCGACGTGGGGATTCGTGGTTGAACAGAATACCGTTACAGGCATACATGCCGTAGGATTCACGGTAGTTCACGGTGATCCAGTAGGCGTACAGTTTTGCGACCGCATACGGAGAACGTGGGTAGAACGGCGTGGTCTCTTTCTGTGGGATTTCCTGCACCAGACCGTAAAGCTCAGAGGTAGAGGCCTGATAGAAACGGGTTTTCTTCTCCAGACCCAGGAAGCGAATCGCTTCCAGCAGACGCAGAGTACCCATGGCGTCAACGTCAGCGGTGTATTCCGGGGATTCGAAGGAGACCGCCACGTGGCTCATCGCGCCCAGGTTGTACACTTCATCCGGCTGCACTTCCTGCAGGATACGGGTCAGGTTGGAGGTATCGGTCAGGTCGCCGTAGTGCAGGTGGAATTTCGGGTTTGCCGCGTGAGGATCCTGATAAATATGATCGACACGTTCGGTGTTGAACGAAGAGGCACGACGTTTAATACCGTGTACTTCATACCCTTTTTCCAGCAGGAACTCTGCCAGATAAGAACCATCCTGCCCGGTAACGCCGGTGATGAGAGCGACTTTAGACATGTTTATATTCCTCTACTTATGAATTTAATCAGTTTCAACGCGTTCGCGTATCACCACTGCGGGGTTGCCACGGCAAACTTTATTTGCCGGTAGCGATTTAAAAACGCTGCTGCGGGCACCCACTACCGTGCCATCGCCAACAGAAACACCTGGTGCAACAAAAACATCCGTTGCCAGCCAGCATTTTTCACCAATCACAATAGGCGAAGCGGTAATATCAAAATGCTGACTCATAAAATCGTGGCTGCCGGTGCACAAATAACACTTCTGTGACACCACCGAATTTGCGCCAATCGTAATTTCGCCAAGGGTATATAACACCGCGTCATCCCCTACCCAGGCGTAATCCCCAAGCGTTAATTTCCAGGGGTAGGTAATTTTTACCGAAGGTCGAATGACTACGTTTTTTCCGATTTTTGCGCCAAACAGACGCAATAAGAATGCTCGCCAGCGGTACAATATTTGTGGTGACCAGGCAAATAACGTTGCCTGAACGGCCCACCACAGCTGCACTTTAATACCGTTGCCGCCCCGAAAGCCTTTCGGCACGGAGAAACCCTTCAAATCCTGCATTGCGTTTCCTTATATTCAGGCTTTGTTATATAAGGTTTTCGTTTTACCTGTCGTCCGCAGGCGTAATAAATAAGACAATTCCGCCCAGAACCCCGGCACGCGTAATATTTTGCGCTGCACGTTTTTGGCATCCTGGCACAATTCCAGATTATTCGATGTTGACACGCCACCCATTGAGAATTCAGAGACCAGTCCTTTAATTCGGCGGAACGGATAGCCCGACTTATACAGACTGGCGGCCAGGGCATAATCCGATGACACTTTATACTGCAAATCGTATGGCTGTTTTTTCAGACCGTTTACCGGGAAGAAAATGGCCTGATGGCTGGCGGGCAAACTGTGGTAGATATACCAGCCTGGCTTTGCGCTGCGGCACACTTTATGCCCATCACCAAAATCAAGCAGTGCATCGCCAATATACATGGCCTCCTCTTTCTGACGCGCCAGCTGACGGGCAAACAGCGCCACGTCATCATGGAAAACATCGCCAGAATTGAGGAAGATGGCATAACGACCCTGGGCCATGTTAATGCCCTTGTTCATCGCATCGTAAATGCCTTTATCTTTCTCGCTGATGTAACGTAAGTTGAACTCACCGTTGAGTTTTTCCAGAAACTCCGCCGTGCCATCGTTCGAGCCGCCGTCGACCACAATCCACTCAAAAGTGAGGCTTGGATCGCGCGCCAGGTTGCGCAGCGAGCGCCAGGTTTTTACCACCCCTTCGTAATTACGAAAAGCGACAGTAATGACGCTAAGAAACATAAATCACCTCATTTCGTCATACGTTCGTAATATTAAGCGCTTTGCGCAAAATAAACGGACAGACAATCAAGAAAGCATATTCCGGGCTAAATATTGACCCGGTAAAAAACAGCGACACCGGTGTAAACAGATAAAGTTGCACGCGAAAGTTCTGGTTATCACCAAACGCGTTAATCATCATTTTGAAAACTTTAAACAGATACCACAGCGTCAACAGTACGGCGAACCACGAAAAATAAATAATTAACAGATACAGACCATTGTCTATGGTTTTACCGACATCCGCACCGTTAAAGATTCCGAATGATGCAACATATTCGTAAAGTGAGCCGAATCTTACTACACCATCAATATGGGTTAAGGAATAACCCACCATCACCAGCGGACCAATGATGCGATAATAGGACGATGAGCCTTCTGTTCCCAAATCTCCCAGACGTTCTGAGATGTACGGGAACGCAAATATCACGCCGACCAAAAATACCGTCAGGGAGATAATCGCCAGCGGCAGTTTTTTCTTAATCGCATCTTTGTTCAGGTACTGGAACGCCCACTCCAGCAGGTAAAACAGGATAAATGTCATTACCCCTGAGAACGATCCAGACAGAACAATTCCTGCAAGAATCATAGCATCGGTCTTAGG comes from Enterobacter kobei and encodes:
- the cpsG gene encoding colanic acid biosynthesis phosphomannomutase CpsG, translating into MEKLTCFKAYDIRGKLGEELNEDIAWRIGRAYGEYLKPQTIVLGGDVRLTSESLKLALAKGLQDAGVDVLDIGLSGTEEIYFATFHLGVDGGIEVTASHNPMDYNGMKLVRKGARPISGDTGLRDVQRLAEANDFPPVNDAKRGSYKQINLQKEYIDHLLGYINVANLKPLKLVINSGNGAAGPVVDALEARFKALNVPVTFIKVHNTPDGNFPNGIPNPLLPECRDDTRNAVIEHGADMGIAFDGDFDRCFLFDEKGQFIEGYYIVGLLAEAFLEKNPGAKIIHDPRLSWNTVDVVSAAGGTPVMSKTGHAFIKERMREEDAIYGGEMSAHHYFRDFAYCDSGMIPWLLVTELLCLKGKTLGELVRDRMAAFPASGEINSKLAQPAEAIARVEQHFAIHALEVDRTDGISMAFPQWRFNLRSSNTEPVVRLNVESRADTALMEARTKDILALLNQ
- the cpsB gene encoding mannose-1-phosphate guanyltransferase, whose translation is MSQTTLYPVVMAGGSGSRLWPLSRVLYPKQFLCLKGDLTMLQTTVNRLHGVECESPVVICNEQHRFIVAEQLRQLNKLTENIILEPAGRNTAPAIALAALAAKRSSPDCDPLMLVLAADHVIQQEEAFREAVRAAIPYAESGKLVTFGIVPDLPETGYGYIRRGNVTPGEGDSVAFDVAQFVEKPNLETAQAYVASGEYYWNSGMFLFRAGRYLEELRKYRPDILNACEKAMAVVDPDLDFIRVDEEAFLACPEESIDYAVMERTADAVVVPMDAGWSDVGSWSSLWEISAHTPEGNVHHGDVISHKTENSYVYAESGLVTTVGVKDLVVVQTKDAVLIADRNAVQDVKKVVEQIKADGRHEHHIHREVYRPWGKYDSIDAGERYQVKRITVKPGEGLSVQMHHHRAEHWVVVAGTAKVTIDGEVKLLGENESIYIPLGATHCLENPGKIPLDLIEVRSGSYLEEDDIVRFQDRYGRV
- the wcaI gene encoding colanic acid biosynthesis fucosyltransferase WcaI; protein product: MKILVYGINYSPELTGIGKYTGEMVEWMASQGHDVRVITAPPYYPEWKVGERYSSWRYRREEGAATVWRCPLYVPKQPSTLKRLLHLGSFALSSFFPLMAQRRWKPDRIIGVVPTLFCTPGMRLLGKLSGARTLLHIQDYEVDAMLGLGMAGKGKGGKVAKLASAFERSGLHNVDYVSTISRSMMNKAQEKGVPARKVIFFPNWSEVARFRDVAEQDAQTLRAQLGLPEDQKIILYSGNIGEKQGLESVIEAAQQLNEHPWMFVIVGQGGGKARLEKMVSERGLSNVKFFPLQSYEALPALLKMGDCHLVVQKRGAADAVLPSKLTNILAVGGNAVITAEAETELGQLCDSYPGIAVCVEPESVPALVTGIEQALAMPKVNTVAREYAERTLEKENVLSQFIADIRG
- a CDS encoding GDP-mannose mannosyl hydrolase, with the protein product MFLSQEDFATVVRSTPLISIDLIVENERGEFLLGKRTNRPAQGFWFVPGGRVQKDETLHDAFERLTLAELGLQLPMAAGQFYGVWQHFYDDNFSGTGFTTHYIVLGFRLKMTQADLRLPDAQHDDYRWLAPEPLLASENVHDNSRAYFLADRQAEVPGI
- the fcl gene encoding GDP-L-fucose synthase, with product MTKQRIFVAGHRGMVGSAIVRQLEQRGDVEVVVRTRDELNLLDSRAVQDFFANEHIDQVYLAAAKVGGIVANNTYPADFIYENMMIESNIIHAAHLHNVNKLLFLGSSCIYPKMAKQPIAESELLQGTLEATNEPYAIAKIAGIKLCESYNRQYNRDYRSVMPTNLYGPHDNFHPSNSHVIPALLRRFHEATAENAPDVVVWGSGTPMREFLHVDDMAAASIHVMELDREVWQENTEPMLSHINVGTGVDCTIRELAQTIAQVVGYKGRVVFDATKPDGTPRKLLDVTRLHQLGWYHEVSLEQGLASTYQWFLENQHRFRG
- the gmd gene encoding GDP-mannose 4,6-dehydratase, with product MSKVALITGVTGQDGSYLAEFLLEKGYEVHGIKRRASSFNTERVDHIYQDPHAANPKFHLHYGDLTDTSNLTRILQEVQPDEVYNLGAMSHVAVSFESPEYTADVDAMGTLRLLEAIRFLGLEKKTRFYQASTSELYGLVQEIPQKETTPFYPRSPYAVAKLYAYWITVNYRESYGMYACNGILFNHESPRRGETFVTRKITRAIANIAQGLESCLHLGNMDSLRDWGHAKDYVKMQWMMLQQEQPEDFVIATGVQYSVRQFVEMAAAQLGIKLRFEGTGVEEKGIVVSVTGHDAPGVKPGDVIVQVDPRYFRPAEVETLLGDPTKAHEKLGWKPEITLQEMVSEMVAKDLEAAKKHSLLKSHGYEVAIALES
- the wcaF gene encoding colanic acid biosynthesis acetyltransferase WcaF, which encodes MQDLKGFSVPKGFRGGNGIKVQLWWAVQATLFAWSPQILYRWRAFLLRLFGAKIGKNVVIRPSVKITYPWKLTLGDYAWVGDDAVLYTLGEITIGANSVVSQKCYLCTGSHDFMSQHFDITASPIVIGEKCWLATDVFVAPGVSVGDGTVVGARSSVFKSLPANKVCRGNPAVVIRERVETD
- the wcaE gene encoding colanic acid biosynthesis glycosyltransferase WcaE, producing MFLSVITVAFRNYEGVVKTWRSLRNLARDPSLTFEWIVVDGGSNDGTAEFLEKLNGEFNLRYISEKDKGIYDAMNKGINMAQGRYAIFLNSGDVFHDDVALFARQLARQKEEAMYIGDALLDFGDGHKVCRSAKPGWYIYHSLPASHQAIFFPVNGLKKQPYDLQYKVSSDYALAASLYKSGYPFRRIKGLVSEFSMGGVSTSNNLELCQDAKNVQRKILRVPGFWAELSYLLRLRTTGKTKTLYNKA
- the wcaD gene encoding colanic acid polymerase WcaD, which codes for MSRSIRICSYLLLPLIYLLVNVKIAQLGESFPITIVTFLPVLLLLYVDKINLKKLMIALGLGTGLTLFNYIFGQSLDASKYVTSTMLFVYIVIIIGMVWSIRFKTISPHNYRKILRFFYIAVALIVMLAALEMAQIILTGGSSLMEIISKYLIYSNSYVLNFIKFGGKRTTALYFEPAFFALALISIWLSIKQFGIKTPKTDAMILAGIVLSGSFSGVMTFILFYLLEWAFQYLNKDAIKKKLPLAIISLTVFLVGVIFAFPYISERLGDLGTEGSSSYYRIIGPLVMVGYSLTHIDGVVRFGSLYEYVASFGIFNGADVGKTIDNGLYLLIIYFSWFAVLLTLWYLFKVFKMMINAFGDNQNFRVQLYLFTPVSLFFTGSIFSPEYAFLIVCPFILRKALNITNV